A single genomic interval of Barnesiella intestinihominis YIT 11860 harbors:
- a CDS encoding NAD-dependent epimerase/dehydratase family protein translates to MKKILVIGATGQIGSALMTKLRKEYGNDNVVAGYIEGVPLSDELKNGGPLEIADVTNAQQIAAIIDKYKIDSIYNLAAILSAQAEKRPLLAWNIQIGGVLNLLEISREKGCSLFTPSSIGAFGDSSPKMKTPQETIQRPRTIYGVSKVSCELLSDYYFYRYGVDTRSVRFPGLISYETLPGGGTTDYAVEIYYAAVKGEKFEIPVKAGTFMDMMYMPDALKAMVMLMEADPSRLKHRNSFNIASMSFDPEIIYNEIKKFYPDFVAEYRIDPVRQQIADSWPDMLDDSCARAEWDWKPDYDLESMSIDMIDHLKKKLLK, encoded by the coding sequence ATGAAAAAAATTCTTGTAATCGGAGCGACCGGGCAAATCGGTTCGGCATTAATGACAAAACTCCGCAAAGAGTATGGCAACGACAACGTCGTAGCGGGATATATCGAGGGCGTGCCTCTAAGCGATGAGTTGAAAAACGGCGGCCCTTTGGAAATTGCCGATGTAACCAATGCCCAACAAATCGCAGCCATCATCGACAAATATAAAATCGACTCGATATACAACTTAGCAGCCATATTGTCGGCACAAGCCGAAAAGCGTCCATTATTGGCATGGAATATCCAGATAGGAGGAGTACTCAACCTTCTCGAAATATCGAGAGAAAAAGGTTGCTCGCTCTTTACCCCCAGTTCCATAGGCGCATTCGGCGACTCGTCGCCCAAAATGAAGACTCCGCAAGAAACCATACAACGGCCGCGTACCATCTACGGAGTGAGCAAGGTATCGTGCGAATTGCTGAGTGATTATTATTTCTATCGCTACGGGGTAGATACCCGGTCGGTAAGGTTTCCGGGACTCATTTCGTACGAGACATTGCCGGGAGGCGGTACGACCGACTATGCCGTAGAAATATACTACGCCGCCGTCAAGGGCGAGAAGTTCGAGATTCCGGTCAAGGCGGGGACATTCATGGATATGATGTACATGCCCGATGCCCTGAAAGCGATGGTGATGCTGATGGAAGCCGACCCGTCCAGACTGAAACACCGCAACTCGTTCAACATCGCATCGATGAGCTTCGATCCCGAAATTATCTACAACGAAATCAAGAAATTCTATCCCGATTTCGTAGCCGAATACCGTATCGACCCCGTGCGGCAACAAATAGCCGATTCGTGGCCCGATATGCTCGATGATTCGTGCGCCCGTGCCGAATGGGACTGGAAACCCGACTACGACCTCGAATCGATGTCGATAGACATGATCGACCACTTGAAAAAGAAACTCCTTAAATAA
- a CDS encoding Fic family protein: protein MNIIQKIKLNNPEKENLQKTLYEIDTLSKRWTGIQKSGESDSEAIQKNIETTISASLSLENIPYTALQIQKIIARQKATNDKKQSLIIGYDTVLRALYTHPHNYPLLEDTIVTIHAALFPNGKIHSNDEPAGKPSVVNFLDYKAPTLFSRNQAVSVNNEIRDLVEWTNDELSKHEHHALVVIAAFAYEFISIHPFREGKGELSRILSTLLLLQNGYEWAKFESIDNLIEKRRTEYYGTLKEGQQNRYSSREDISAWILFLCDIWLQSIRNLVPTPLTETTPTLDSTDIPLRNKNITSHSAEPGNPPVYLNARQKRILSFMEDEGPVKVGDIAQALKPVSINTIKKDLLYLRQQNFVEIHGVLKGSIYTLKK, encoded by the coding sequence ATGAATATCATTCAAAAAATCAAGTTGAATAATCCAGAAAAAGAAAACCTGCAAAAAACTCTATATGAAATAGATACTCTATCAAAAAGATGGACGGGGATTCAAAAATCGGGAGAATCGGACTCCGAAGCGATACAAAAGAATATCGAAACGACTATTTCGGCTTCGCTCTCCCTCGAAAACATACCTTACACGGCTTTGCAAATCCAAAAGATAATAGCGAGACAAAAAGCTACCAATGACAAAAAACAGAGCCTTATTATAGGATACGATACCGTACTGAGGGCACTTTATACCCACCCTCACAACTATCCGCTTCTCGAAGACACTATCGTCACGATACATGCGGCCCTGTTTCCCAACGGGAAAATACATTCGAACGATGAACCGGCCGGTAAACCCAGCGTCGTCAATTTCCTCGACTACAAAGCGCCTACCCTATTCAGCCGTAACCAAGCGGTATCGGTCAATAACGAAATACGGGATTTGGTCGAATGGACCAACGACGAATTAAGTAAACACGAACATCACGCACTCGTTGTCATCGCAGCTTTTGCCTACGAATTCATTTCCATACACCCGTTCCGGGAAGGCAAAGGAGAACTATCGCGCATTCTTTCCACCTTGCTGTTGCTGCAAAACGGATACGAATGGGCCAAATTCGAATCTATCGATAATCTCATCGAGAAACGTCGGACAGAATATTATGGAACCTTGAAAGAGGGTCAGCAAAATCGCTACTCATCTCGCGAGGATATCTCGGCATGGATTCTATTCTTGTGCGATATATGGCTTCAATCCATACGAAACCTCGTCCCCACCCCATTAACCGAGACGACCCCCACACTCGATTCGACGGATATTCCCCTACGAAACAAGAATATAACGTCACACTCTGCCGAACCGGGCAACCCGCCTGTCTATCTGAACGCCCGGCAAAAACGGATATTGTCTTTCATGGAAGACGAAGGCCCGGTAAAAGTAGGCGACATCGCACAAGCCCTCAAACCCGTGTCCATCAACACGATAAAAAAAGATTTGCTCTATCTGCGGCAACAGAATTTCGTCGAAATTCACGGAGTACTGAAAGGTTCCATATATACGTTGAAAAAATAG
- a CDS encoding DEAD/DEAH box helicase yields the protein MKTFQELGICDEILKAITELGYENPMPVQEQVIPHLLNEETDLVALAQTGTGKTAAFGLPVIQRIDLSLCKPQALILSPTRELCLQIASDLTDYSQYVSGLRILPVYGGSSIESQIKTLKKGVHIIVATPGRLVDLIERRTVQLDHVSTVIMDEADEMLNMGFLDSINAILSKVPQERKMLLFSATMPKEIEQIARTYMHEPKEVVVGSRNEGAENVRHVYYMVHAKDKYPALKRIADYYPNIYGIIFCRTRRETQEIADQLIADGYNADSLHGELSQAQRDAVMQKFRLRNLQLLVATDVAARGLDVTDLTHVINYGLPDDIETYTHRSGRTGRAGKSGVSVAIVHSREKGKMRAIEKIIGKKFERGMVPTGEQICEKQLFNLADRIEKVKVNEEEIAKYLPNISRKLGWLTEQDLIKRIVSLEFNRLIDYYRDTPDLDIPDENTRKPKEGNFAKEGRNGRKKDIRTAEAGFERIYINLGKAHGFFPPNLIEMVNSLVPGRVNIGRIDLLSSYSLFDVEKSSAQKVVGALKGNEFYGHRIYAELATDKDYSAPKGKRKGKEEGGRRTNEKRYGNSRRDHSESRSRRDRSSSKTKRSSYSSKKRKG from the coding sequence ATGAAAACATTTCAAGAATTAGGTATCTGCGACGAGATACTGAAAGCGATCACCGAGTTGGGATACGAGAATCCTATGCCCGTGCAGGAGCAGGTAATCCCTCATCTACTTAACGAAGAAACCGACTTAGTAGCACTGGCCCAAACCGGCACAGGAAAAACTGCCGCGTTCGGGCTGCCCGTTATCCAGCGCATCGATTTATCTCTGTGTAAACCGCAAGCGCTCATCTTATCGCCCACACGGGAACTTTGTTTGCAAATAGCCAGTGACCTGACCGATTATTCGCAATATGTCAGCGGATTGCGTATATTGCCCGTATATGGAGGTTCGAGTATCGAGAGTCAAATAAAAACACTGAAAAAAGGCGTACACATCATAGTCGCCACACCGGGACGACTCGTCGACCTGATCGAACGGCGCACGGTACAACTCGACCATGTTTCGACCGTAATCATGGACGAAGCCGACGAAATGCTCAACATGGGTTTCCTCGACAGCATCAACGCAATTCTTTCCAAAGTACCCCAAGAGCGTAAAATGCTGCTCTTTTCGGCCACCATGCCCAAAGAAATCGAGCAGATCGCGCGTACCTATATGCACGAACCGAAAGAGGTAGTCGTGGGAAGCCGAAACGAAGGAGCCGAAAACGTACGACACGTGTACTACATGGTACATGCCAAAGACAAATATCCGGCACTCAAAAGAATCGCCGACTATTACCCAAATATATACGGAATCATATTCTGCCGTACCCGTCGGGAAACACAAGAAATCGCCGACCAACTTATCGCCGACGGATACAATGCCGACTCCCTCCACGGAGAGTTGTCACAAGCCCAGAGGGATGCGGTCATGCAAAAATTCAGATTGAGAAACCTGCAATTGCTCGTCGCCACCGACGTTGCCGCCCGCGGACTCGACGTTACCGACTTGACCCACGTCATCAACTACGGATTGCCCGATGACATAGAGACTTACACGCACCGCAGCGGACGTACCGGCAGAGCTGGGAAATCGGGTGTTTCGGTCGCCATCGTGCACAGTCGTGAAAAAGGGAAAATGCGTGCCATTGAAAAGATTATCGGCAAAAAATTCGAGCGGGGAATGGTTCCCACCGGAGAACAAATCTGCGAGAAACAGCTCTTCAACCTCGCCGACCGTATCGAAAAAGTAAAGGTAAACGAAGAAGAGATCGCCAAATACCTGCCGAACATCTCCCGAAAACTGGGGTGGCTCACCGAACAAGACCTCATCAAGCGAATCGTATCGCTCGAATTTAACCGGCTCATAGATTATTACCGCGATACCCCCGATTTGGATATCCCCGACGAAAACACTCGCAAACCCAAAGAGGGTAATTTTGCGAAGGAAGGACGTAACGGACGTAAAAAAGACATTCGCACGGCCGAAGCCGGATTCGAACGTATATATATCAACTTGGGAAAGGCTCACGGATTTTTCCCGCCCAACCTCATCGAAATGGTCAACTCCCTCGTACCGGGGCGTGTAAACATAGGACGTATAGACCTGCTGTCTTCCTACTCGCTTTTCGATGTGGAAAAAAGCAGCGCTCAAAAAGTCGTCGGAGCACTGAAAGGCAACGAATTCTACGGACATCGCATATATGCCGAGTTGGCGACCGATAAAGATTACAGCGCACCGAAAGGAAAAAGAAAAGGCAAAGAAGAAGGAGGACGCAGAACGAACGAAAAACGTTACGGGAATTCCCGAAGGGACCATTCGGAAAGCCGGTCCAGACGAGACCGTTCTTCCTCCAAGACAAAGAGAAGCTCATACTCGTCCAAGAAGAGAAAAGGATAA
- a CDS encoding tyrosine-protein phosphatase — MGTDRTIRNGVRRNRLLQYGQLHNTGVRCELYYPGVIQTPYKYSKIKQTSVRLTIALSYICNKISSPNDMRYLQLCSLLLALSACSTHSPDIDVACEIDLQNNYLLKWETTPRIEGEVQVYRSTDPEHFDTAKEPVATASIQTGYTVVPDSLQTYRYYFLLRFNDRYDRIVGPRAERLKYIENFRDLGGYETKNGKQIRWGKIFRSGEFNSLTANSINRIKNMGIKTLIDFRDSEDIIKTSPELGFDNVINLPGSLHYRQNLLPRLEKEELRRGDANLFMQDLYVAMVSGSKRAFKSMFNQLLVEDNYPIVLSCINGKDYTGFAVSLLLSALDIPEDVIMNDYLLSNRYFDKRRTSFDPKNCCDETQEALSLIQSADSRFLSYARDYIRQQHGSINNYLEEELGLTPEKKRQLKHLLLH; from the coding sequence ATGGGAACCGATCGTACGATACGGAATGGAGTTCGCCGCAACCGTCTGTTGCAGTATGGACAACTACATAACACCGGAGTTCGCTGCGAATTATATTACCCCGGAGTAATCCAAACGCCCTATAAATATTCTAAAATAAAACAAACCTCGGTACGGCTAACTATCGCATTGTCTTATATTTGCAATAAAATTTCATCACCGAACGATATGCGTTACCTACAACTTTGTTCTTTGCTCCTCGCATTGAGCGCTTGCTCTACGCACAGCCCAGACATTGATGTGGCGTGTGAAATCGACTTGCAAAACAACTACTTGTTAAAATGGGAAACCACGCCGAGGATCGAAGGAGAAGTTCAAGTTTACCGATCGACCGACCCCGAGCATTTCGATACAGCAAAAGAACCTGTCGCAACAGCAAGCATTCAGACAGGTTACACCGTTGTCCCGGATAGTCTGCAAACATATCGTTATTACTTTCTTCTTCGGTTTAACGACCGATACGACCGTATCGTAGGGCCACGTGCCGAACGATTGAAATATATCGAAAACTTCCGGGACTTAGGCGGATATGAAACCAAAAACGGCAAACAAATACGATGGGGGAAAATTTTCCGGTCGGGCGAATTTAACTCTTTGACGGCAAACAGCATCAACCGGATAAAAAACATGGGGATAAAAACATTAATCGATTTTCGGGATAGCGAAGACATCATCAAAACGAGTCCCGAACTAGGCTTCGATAATGTAATCAATCTGCCGGGCTCCCTTCATTACAGACAAAATTTATTACCCCGACTCGAAAAAGAGGAACTGAGACGAGGAGATGCCAACCTGTTCATGCAAGATCTATACGTCGCGATGGTTTCCGGTTCGAAAAGAGCCTTCAAATCAATGTTCAACCAGTTGCTGGTAGAAGATAATTACCCCATCGTTCTCAGCTGTATAAACGGAAAAGACTATACCGGATTCGCCGTATCGCTTTTACTCAGCGCTTTGGATATACCCGAAGACGTTATCATGAACGACTATCTGCTCTCCAACCGTTATTTCGACAAACGAAGAACCTCGTTCGATCCTAAAAACTGTTGCGACGAAACACAAGAAGCTCTATCGTTGATACAATCGGCCGACAGCCGATTCCTATCCTATGCCCGCGATTATATCCGTCAACAGCACGGGTCTATCAATAACTACTTGGAAGAAGAATTAGGACTTACACCCGAAAAGAAAAGGCAATTAAAACATCTGCTGCTACACTGA
- a CDS encoding carbohydrate kinase family protein yields MRKIIGIGETILDIIFRNNQPSHAVPGGSTFNTLISLGRLGVPATFISEIGKDTVGDIIIDFMKKNGVCTENLDIFCEGKTPISLAFLDENNEARYMFYNQFPEERLNFVWPRIEKDDIIIFGSYFALNPALRKKVCELVEFAKERKAIIYYDPNFRDAHAHEAVKLMPSVLENLEYADLVKGSADDFNNLFHVTDPQKIYTDHIKFYCPNFICTLGSKGVKLFCEKGDKHFATTPVTPVSTIGAGDSFNAGVLFGLLKHDITLDKLYSLTPEEWEPIVRYGMEFAATVCCSMDNYITPEFAANYITPE; encoded by the coding sequence ATGCGTAAAATCATAGGCATAGGAGAAACTATTCTCGACATTATTTTCAGGAACAACCAACCCTCTCACGCCGTTCCAGGAGGTTCCACGTTCAATACGCTCATTTCGCTAGGGAGATTAGGTGTACCGGCCACATTCATCAGCGAAATCGGGAAAGACACGGTCGGTGACATCATCATCGACTTCATGAAAAAAAATGGCGTTTGTACCGAGAATCTGGATATTTTTTGCGAAGGGAAAACACCCATCTCGCTGGCTTTCCTCGACGAGAATAACGAAGCCCGATACATGTTCTACAACCAGTTTCCCGAAGAAAGACTCAACTTCGTGTGGCCGCGCATTGAAAAAGACGACATTATCATATTCGGGTCTTATTTCGCCTTGAATCCGGCACTTCGGAAAAAGGTATGCGAGCTGGTGGAATTTGCCAAAGAGAGAAAAGCAATCATCTATTACGATCCTAACTTTCGCGATGCCCATGCCCATGAAGCTGTGAAACTCATGCCATCGGTACTCGAAAACCTCGAATATGCCGACTTGGTGAAAGGTTCGGCAGATGACTTCAACAATCTGTTCCACGTCACAGATCCTCAAAAAATATATACGGATCATATCAAATTCTACTGCCCGAACTTTATCTGTACGTTAGGTAGTAAAGGAGTGAAGCTATTTTGTGAAAAAGGCGACAAACATTTTGCGACAACCCCTGTAACACCTGTCAGTACGATCGGCGCAGGCGATTCTTTTAATGCAGGAGTTCTGTTCGGACTGCTCAAACACGACATTACGCTCGATAAGCTATACAGTCTTACTCCCGAAGAATGGGAACCGATCGTACGATACGGAATGGAGTTCGCCGCAACCGTCTGTTGCAGTATGGACAACTACATAACACCGGAGTTCGCTGCGAATTATATTACCCCGGAGTAA
- a CDS encoding SIS domain-containing protein, which produces MNFTEKIEEILRKEAQAILDIPVTDQFEKAVELIVEQVHRRGGKLVTSGMGKAGQIAMNIATTFCSTGTPAVFLHPSEAQHGDLGILQKNDLMLVISNSGKTREILELLQLASNLMPELKFIVITGNNRSELAQRADVCLFTGAPGEVCPLGLTPTTSTTLMTVIGDILVVGAMEATHFDAHQYALRHHGGYLGTRSREQSQNK; this is translated from the coding sequence ATGAATTTTACCGAAAAAATAGAGGAAATCCTACGAAAAGAGGCTCAGGCCATTCTGGATATACCGGTCACAGACCAGTTTGAAAAAGCCGTCGAACTTATCGTCGAGCAGGTACATCGAAGGGGAGGGAAACTCGTTACCAGCGGAATGGGAAAAGCCGGGCAAATAGCCATGAATATCGCTACCACATTTTGCTCGACCGGGACTCCTGCCGTATTTCTTCACCCCAGCGAAGCTCAACACGGAGACTTGGGCATATTGCAAAAAAACGATTTGATGCTGGTCATCTCCAACTCGGGGAAAACTCGCGAAATACTCGAACTTCTTCAACTGGCTTCGAACCTAATGCCCGAATTGAAATTCATCGTCATTACCGGGAACAACCGAAGCGAACTCGCCCAACGTGCCGACGTATGCCTTTTTACCGGAGCCCCGGGAGAAGTATGCCCACTTGGGCTAACACCGACGACCTCGACCACGCTTATGACGGTTATCGGCGATATTCTGGTCGTAGGCGCTATGGAGGCGACTCATTTCGACGCCCATCAATATGCCTTGCGCCACCACGGAGGATACTTGGGAACCCGTTCCAGAGAACAAAGTCAGAATAAATAA
- a CDS encoding acyl-CoA thioesterase, producing the protein METTSPAFRHTLPLQLRFNDIDLLGHVNNSVYFSFYDLGKARYFETVKAQNIDWKKADVVVANVNADFLSPIYPGEPIAVQTCTVEIGNRSFKLLQQIVNTETGQIKGVCHTVMVGFDITAGRAAPISDEWKEALCRFEGKELRKK; encoded by the coding sequence ATGGAAACAACATCTCCTGCATTTCGACACACGCTTCCGCTTCAACTCCGCTTCAACGACATAGACCTGCTGGGGCATGTAAACAACTCGGTATATTTCTCTTTCTACGACTTGGGGAAAGCCCGTTATTTCGAGACCGTGAAAGCCCAGAATATCGACTGGAAGAAAGCCGATGTCGTTGTCGCCAACGTCAATGCCGATTTCCTATCGCCCATCTACCCGGGTGAACCCATCGCTGTGCAAACCTGCACGGTCGAAATAGGGAACCGCAGTTTCAAATTGTTACAGCAAATTGTCAATACCGAAACCGGGCAAATAAAGGGTGTTTGCCATACAGTCATGGTGGGATTCGATATAACGGCCGGTCGTGCCGCCCCTATCAGCGACGAATGGAAAGAGGCGCTTTGCCGGTTCGAAGGAAAAGAACTTCGGAAAAAGTAA
- a CDS encoding DciA family protein produces MKKQDALPIGDIISQFISEKNFGQKLDETQVMRLWPRIAGETVNSYTQSMYVHNRTLYVRLSSAVLRNELTMLRNELLTRINAEFEHRVIDNIIFR; encoded by the coding sequence ATGAAAAAACAAGATGCACTTCCTATCGGCGACATTATCTCCCAATTCATCTCGGAAAAAAATTTCGGGCAGAAACTCGACGAAACGCAAGTCATGCGCTTGTGGCCCCGAATTGCCGGAGAGACGGTAAACTCTTATACGCAATCGATGTATGTACACAACCGAACGCTCTATGTGCGTCTATCATCTGCTGTTCTTCGCAACGAGCTGACGATGTTGCGAAACGAACTTCTAACCCGTATCAACGCAGAATTCGAACATCGGGTTATCGACAACATTATTTTCAGATAA
- the recF gene encoding DNA replication/repair protein RecF (All proteins in this family for which functions are known are DNA-binding proteins that assist the filamentation of RecA onto DNA for the initiation of recombination or recombinational repair.), whose protein sequence is MILSRLSIVNFKNIAQADLSFSPNINCFLGNNGMGKSNLLDAIYYLSFCKSYTRNPDSQNIRHGEDFFVVQGYYERNGNEEELYCGIKRRQKKAFKRNKKEYDRLSDHIGFAPLVMAAPSDNELILGGSEERRKFIDLVISQFDKQYLSTLIRYNKALEQRNALLRQECSEEMLYDIWEEQMDSTAAQIHNSRDRFLQSFIPVFRRFYNEISSQNESADLIYKSHLSEGALLPQLKANRHRDLILGYTSRGIHRDDMDMMLGEYPMKRIGSQGQCKTYLIALKLAQYDFLREQGDTAPILLLDDIFDKLDAERVKQIVKLVSSDHFGQIFITDTNRKYLDEIIHFIGSQYNIFSVDRGEVKILEGKTP, encoded by the coding sequence ATGATTCTTTCCCGGCTATCCATAGTCAATTTCAAAAACATTGCCCAAGCGGATCTGAGTTTTTCGCCCAACATCAATTGTTTTTTAGGCAATAACGGCATGGGGAAAAGCAATCTGTTGGATGCTATCTATTACCTTTCGTTTTGTAAGAGTTATACCCGCAATCCCGATTCGCAGAACATCAGGCACGGAGAAGACTTTTTCGTCGTACAAGGTTATTACGAGCGTAACGGAAACGAAGAAGAACTGTATTGCGGTATCAAACGCCGACAGAAAAAAGCGTTCAAACGGAACAAAAAAGAATATGACCGGTTGTCGGATCATATCGGGTTTGCCCCCTTAGTCATGGCCGCTCCGTCGGACAACGAATTGATTTTAGGCGGAAGCGAAGAGCGAAGAAAGTTCATAGACTTGGTTATCAGCCAATTCGACAAACAATATTTAAGTACGCTCATACGGTACAACAAAGCGTTGGAACAACGCAATGCTCTGTTGAGACAGGAGTGTTCCGAAGAGATGCTATATGACATTTGGGAAGAGCAAATGGACTCGACAGCTGCACAAATTCACAACAGCCGCGACCGTTTTCTGCAATCGTTTATTCCCGTATTCCGGCGGTTTTACAACGAAATTTCATCGCAAAACGAATCGGCCGATCTCATTTACAAATCCCATCTTTCCGAGGGCGCACTGCTGCCGCAACTGAAAGCCAACCGCCACAGAGACCTGATACTGGGATATACCTCCCGAGGCATACATCGGGACGACATGGACATGATGCTGGGTGAGTATCCCATGAAACGCATAGGCTCGCAAGGACAATGCAAGACTTATCTGATCGCCTTGAAACTGGCTCAATACGATTTTTTGCGGGAACAAGGCGATACCGCGCCTATCTTGTTGCTCGACGATATTTTCGACAAGCTCGATGCCGAGCGCGTAAAACAAATCGTGAAATTGGTTTCGTCAGATCATTTCGGGCAAATATTCATTACCGACACAAACCGGAAGTATTTGGACGAAATCATACATTTCATCGGGTCGCAATACAACATTTTCTCCGTCGATCGGGGAGAAGTTAAAATCTTGGAGGGAAAAACGCCATGA
- a CDS encoding tetratricopeptide repeat protein produces MAEKEKDELEKMNEALSMSEQFVEKYQKPLLLGLLVVVVIVGAILGVRHFYLLPREDKAQAAMYQAVMAFENDSIDLAINGNEKFDGLLTIVDQYGSTAAGNLANAYLGLAYYEKGEYETAQKYLSAFSADETVLSPAVTAAIGNCLVDMEKYAESAKYFEKAAKVSDNAVFSPIYLKKAAAAYEKVGNNEAAVKLYQEIKDKYPTSNDARGIERYIERAQNK; encoded by the coding sequence ATGGCAGAAAAAGAAAAAGACGAGCTTGAAAAAATGAATGAAGCTCTCTCTATGTCGGAACAGTTTGTTGAAAAGTATCAGAAACCCCTCTTGCTCGGATTGCTGGTCGTAGTGGTGATTGTCGGAGCTATATTGGGGGTACGTCATTTCTATCTGTTGCCCCGTGAGGATAAAGCTCAGGCTGCGATGTATCAGGCTGTTATGGCTTTTGAAAACGATTCTATCGATTTGGCGATTAACGGTAATGAAAAATTCGACGGTTTGTTGACGATTGTCGACCAATACGGTTCGACGGCTGCCGGTAATTTGGCGAATGCCTATTTGGGATTGGCTTATTATGAAAAAGGGGAATACGAAACGGCACAGAAATATCTTTCTGCATTCAGTGCGGACGAGACCGTGTTGTCTCCTGCCGTGACTGCCGCTATCGGGAACTGTCTGGTAGATATGGAAAAATATGCCGAGAGTGCCAAGTATTTCGAGAAAGCCGCTAAGGTATCCGACAATGCGGTTTTCAGTCCCATCTATTTGAAAAAGGCTGCCGCGGCTTATGAGAAAGTGGGTAACAACGAAGCTGCCGTGAAACTCTATCAGGAGATTAAGGACAAATATCCTACCTCCAACGATGCTCGTGGAATAGAACGTTACATCGAGCGTGCCCAAAACAAGTAA
- the ribH gene encoding 6,7-dimethyl-8-ribityllumazine synthase, with translation MATAYHNLSSYDADTMPDASGMKVAIAAAEWNAEITDALLKGAVDTLLRNGVKEENIYVARVPGTVELTFASQQMAEFYQPDAVIAIGCVVRGDTPHFDYVCQSVTQGITHLNTLFGIPFIFGVLTTDTMQQAKDRAGGKLGNKGDEAAVTAIKMHDFVCKLK, from the coding sequence ATGGCAACTGCTTATCACAATTTATCGTCTTATGACGCCGATACTATGCCCGATGCTTCGGGCATGAAAGTGGCTATCGCCGCCGCCGAATGGAATGCCGAGATTACCGATGCTCTATTGAAAGGAGCTGTCGATACCCTGCTCCGTAACGGGGTGAAGGAGGAGAATATCTATGTGGCCCGTGTGCCGGGAACTGTCGAGCTGACTTTTGCCTCGCAGCAGATGGCCGAGTTTTACCAGCCCGATGCCGTGATTGCCATCGGTTGTGTCGTGCGGGGAGATACGCCTCATTTCGACTATGTTTGTCAAAGTGTCACACAAGGTATTACACATCTCAATACCCTGTTCGGGATACCCTTCATCTTCGGGGTGTTGACGACCGATACCATGCAACAGGCAAAGGATCGGGCCGGAGGAAAATTGGGCAATAAAGGCGACGAAGCGGCAGTGACGGCAATAAAAATGCACGATTTCGTTTGTAAATTAAAATAA